From the Solanum pennellii chromosome 4, SPENNV200 genome, one window contains:
- the LOC107016483 gene encoding uncharacterized protein LOC107016483 has translation MKSSSELSWVHSIIDISGGGLSMTPGSSSLGTTSHEESTNKKHFGIPYTFADSISREEYVPRWVSIGPLYYGKSRYAGMENFKRKAVRELLLLNNNCSSDEELASVEKVYRSVEQDLRSARDLYGRNKISDSEWCQMMFRDGCFIIYFIISTGKRSWLMNRDRDLVWRDILLLTNQLPFQLIEVLARAFKCKEFTDFQLPIPPVLDNYIHKGFLYRPPNPVHLLQYYIDLWTYVLFKYDKGEAEDHQPFSVTDLKKVGIRCSSAISDHRKDIHLKSSILSGKLFLPKLIINESTMTLLKNIVAYEKFYRYEDTFFTISSYLNFMSMLINGEEDVKELQARGVIQINLKFSDDQVINFMRDITTHHVYNPQAFKYVKRQISTYCKSKNLFPLRVGYAEFKQRYFSGPWSFLVFLAIIFTVSMTVIQTVFTGIQTYKKN, from the coding sequence ATGAAGTCATCCTCAGAGCTTAGCTGGGTGCATTCTATCATTGATATATCTGGTGGTGGGTTAAGTATGACACCTGGCTCTTCTTCGTTAGGTACAACATCACATGAAGAGTCGACAAACAAAAAACATTTTGGTATTCCATATACATTTGCCGATAGTATTAGTAGAGAAGAATATGTGCCCCGTTGGGTTTCCATTGGTCCATTGTACTACGGAAAATCTCGGTATGCAGGCATGGAGAATTTCAAGCGCAAAGCAGTGAGGGAATTGTTACTCTTGAATAATAATTGCTCATCAGACGAGGAGCTAGCATCCGTTGAAAAAGTGTATAGAAGTGTTGAACAAGACTTGCGTAGTGCTCGGGATCTTTATGGTAGAAATAAAATTTCAGACAGTGAGTGGTGTCAGATGATGTTCCGCGATGGCTGCTTTATTATTTACTTCATCATTAGTACTGGCAAGAGGAGCTGGTTGATGAACCGCGATAGAGATTTGGTGTGGCGTGACATTTTATTGCTTACAAATCAATTGCCTTTCCAGCTTATAGAGGTGTTAGCACGCGCATTCAAATGTAAAGAGTTTACTGATTTCCAGCTTCCAATTCCTCCTGTACTTGATAATTATATCCACAAAGGTTTCCTTTATAGGCCTCCAAATCCTGTACATCTTCTTCAATATTATATAGACCTGTGGAcgtatgttttatttaaatatgaCAAAGGAGAAGCAGAAGATCATCAACCTTTCTCAGTCACAGATTTGAAGAAAGTAGGTATTCGATGCAGCTCTGCCATATCAGATCATCGCAAAGACATCCATCTTAAATCATCTATCTTATCAGGGAAGTTATTCCTTCCAAAACTAATTATCAACGAATCGACTATGAcccttttgaaaaatatagttGCTTATGAAAAATTTTACCGCTATGAGGATACATTCTTTACGATCTCATCTTACTTGAATTTCATGAGTATGTTAATAAATGGAGAGGAAGATGTTAAGGAGCTGCAAGCCAGGGGAGTAATCCAGATCAACCTCAAATTTAGTGATGATCAAGTGATTAACTTCATGAGAGATATAACAACACATCATGTCTACAATCCTCAAGCTTTTAAGTATGTCAAACGACAGATTTCTACTTACTGCAAAAGTAAAAATCTTTTCCCTCTACGAGTTGGCTATGCTGAATTTAAGCAAAGGTACTTTAGTGGTCCATGGAGTTTCCTTGTGTTCCTTGCTATTATTTTCACAGTTAGTATGACTGTAATTCAGACTGTCTTCACAGGCATTCAGACATACAAAAAAAACTAA